A single window of Melospiza georgiana isolate bMelGeo1 chromosome 6, bMelGeo1.pri, whole genome shotgun sequence DNA harbors:
- the CTSD gene encoding cathepsin D yields MGPRGLLLLLALAGSCAALIRIPLTKFPSMRRILKEAGSEIPDMNAITESIKYKLGFAEAGKPTPEILKNYMDAQYFGVIGIGTPPQNFTVIFDTGSSNLWVPSVHCSLLDIACMVHHKYDSSKSSTYVKNGTKFAIHYGTGSLSGYLSQDVVTLGDLNIMDQTFGEATKQPGMTFIAAKFDGILGLAFPKISVEGAEPFFDNVMKQKLVEKNMFSFYLNRDPSGEPGGEMVLGGTDPKYYKGEFSWFNVTRKAYWQIHMDSVDVGDANGLSVCEGGCEAIVDTGTSLITGPTKEVKKIQQAIGAKPLIKGEYIVPCEKVPTLPVISMKIGGKSFNLSADQYVLKMTAQGETICMSGFSGLDIPPPGGPLWILGDVFIGPYYSAFDRDNNRVGFATSA; encoded by the exons ATGGGCCCCCGCggcctcctcctgctgctcgcCCTAGCCGGGTCCTGCGCCGCCCTCATCAG GATCCCCCTGACCAAGTTCCCTTCCATGCGGCGGATCCTGAAAGAGGCGGGCAGTGAGATCCCAGATATGAATGCCATCACCGAGTCCATCAAGTACAAGTTGGGCTTTGCCGAGGCGGGTAAACCCACTCCGGAGATTTTGAAGAACTACATGGAT GCCCAGTATTTCGGTGTGATCGGTATCGGAACACCCCCCCAGAATTTCACCGTGATCTTTGACACTGGCTCCTCCAACCTCTGGGTGCCATCCGTGCACTGTTCCCTACTGGACATCGCCTGCA TGGTGCACCACAAGTATGACTCTTCTAAATCCAGCACCTATGTGAAGAACGGCACCAAGTTTGCCATCCACTATGGGACAGGGAGCCTTTCCGGGTACCTCAGCCAAGACGTGGTCACG CTTGGTGACTTGAACATCATGGATCAGACCTTTGGGGAGGCCACAAAGCAGCCAGGCATGACATTCATCGCTGCCAAGTTTGATGGCATCCTGGGCCTGGCATTCCCAAAGATCTCTGTGGAGGGCGCCGAGCCTTTCTTCGATAACGTCATGAAACAGAAGCTGGTCGAGAAAAATATGTTCTCTTTCTACCTGAACAG AGATCCCTCTGGTGAACCTGGCGGTGAGATGGTCCTGGGAGGGACCGACCCCAAGTACTACAAGGGCGAGTTCAGCTGGTTTAATGTGACACGCAAGGCCTACTGGCAGATCCACATGGACTC GGTGGATGTGGGTGATGCCAATGGGCTAAGCGTGTGTGAGGGGGGCTGTGAGGCCATCGTGGACACAGGAACTTCACTCATCACTGGCCCCACCAAAGAAGTGAAGAAGATACAGCAGGCCATTGGTGCAAAACCACTCATAAAGGGCGAG TACATAGTCCCCTGTGAAAAAGTGCCAACGCTGCCTGTCATCTCAATGAAAATAGGAGGGAAATCCTTCAACCTCTCAGCAGACCAGTATGTCCTCAAG ATGACTGCACAAGGAGAGACTATCTGCATGAGTGGCTTTTCAGGCCTGGACATCCCACCCCCCGGGGGCCCACTCTGGATCCTGGGAGATGTCTTTATTGGACCCTACTACTCTGCCTTTGACCGTGACAACAACCGTGTTGGCTTTGCCACAAGTGCCTAA
- the LOC131084489 gene encoding cytosolic 5'-nucleotidase 1A-like isoform X2 — protein MAELESTVINTNVNQKDPSTALVIAVTTRAIFNLEEEHKLYLEKGKEEYTRHQQANQDKPLPPGTAFAFIQAVQYVNKKILESSPAERDLFDILVLSNNSPESGVRIINSAKHYGLEISKFCFVSDEDSTQYLKSHGVKLFLSADRTDVCNALRRGVSAALVFQQEVQAPSTPLRVVFDGDAVLFSDETDQIFQEQGLEGAVQYERAMEAVPIGEGPLKAFAMHLGKLRKKFGQGESPIRTYLVTARSGRDMGVRAIKTLREWGLPIDEAFFMDGAPKGPILAQIQPHIFFDDGLHNIQGAQNVGVPSAWVPSCC, from the exons GGAAAGCACAGTCATAAACACCAATGTAAACCAG aaagaccccagcacagcactggtcATTGCTGTGACCACCAGAGCCATCTTCAACCTGGAGGAAGAGCACAAGCTCTACCTGGAGAAGGGCAAGGAGGAGTACACAAGGCACCAGCAGGCCAACCAGGACAAGCCCCTGCCACCAGGCACAGCCTTTGCCTTCATCCAG GCAGTGCAGTATGTTAACAAGAAGATCctggagagcagcccagcagagagggACCTCTTTGACATCCTGGTGCTCTCCAACAACAGCCCAGAGAGCGGCGTGCGCATCATCAACAGCGCCAAGCACTACG GGCTGGAGATCTCCAAGTTCTGCTTTGTCAGCGATGAGGACTCCACACAGTACCTGAAGTCCCACGGTGTGAAGCTGTTCCTCTCAGCTGACAGGACAGATGTCTGCAATGCCCTCCGGAGAG GGGTCTCGGCGGCGCTCGTCTTCCAGCAAGAGGTGCAGGCCCCCAGCACTCCACTCCGCGTGGTGTTTGACGGGGACGCCGTGCTCTTCTCGGATGAGACAGACCAGATCTTCcaggagcagggcctggagggggCAGTGCAGTACGAGCGGGCCATGGAGGCTGTCCCCATAGGAGAG GGCCCCCTGAAGGCTTTTGCCATGCACCTCGGGAAGCTGCGTAAGAAGTTTGGCCAGGGAGAGTCCCCCATCCGCACCTACCTGGTGACAGCGCGCAGCGGCCGGGACATGGGCGTCCGAGCCATCAAAACGCTCCGGGAATGGGGACTGCCCATCGACGAGGCTTTCTTCATGGATGGGGCTCCCAAAGGCCCCATCCTCGCCCAGATCCAGCCTCACATTTTCTTTGATGATGGGCTTCATAACATCCAAGGGGCCCAGAATGTGGGGGTTCCCTCTGCCTGggtcccttcctgctgctga
- the LOC131084489 gene encoding cytosolic 5'-nucleotidase 1A-like isoform X1: MLPRDGPGWPGAGAALGKDPSTALVIAVTTRAIFNLEEEHKLYLEKGKEEYTRHQQANQDKPLPPGTAFAFIQAVQYVNKKILESSPAERDLFDILVLSNNSPESGVRIINSAKHYGLEISKFCFVSDEDSTQYLKSHGVKLFLSADRTDVCNALRRGVSAALVFQQEVQAPSTPLRVVFDGDAVLFSDETDQIFQEQGLEGAVQYERAMEAVPIGEGPLKAFAMHLGKLRKKFGQGESPIRTYLVTARSGRDMGVRAIKTLREWGLPIDEAFFMDGAPKGPILAQIQPHIFFDDGLHNIQGAQNVGVPSAWVPSCC, encoded by the exons aaagaccccagcacagcactggtcATTGCTGTGACCACCAGAGCCATCTTCAACCTGGAGGAAGAGCACAAGCTCTACCTGGAGAAGGGCAAGGAGGAGTACACAAGGCACCAGCAGGCCAACCAGGACAAGCCCCTGCCACCAGGCACAGCCTTTGCCTTCATCCAG GCAGTGCAGTATGTTAACAAGAAGATCctggagagcagcccagcagagagggACCTCTTTGACATCCTGGTGCTCTCCAACAACAGCCCAGAGAGCGGCGTGCGCATCATCAACAGCGCCAAGCACTACG GGCTGGAGATCTCCAAGTTCTGCTTTGTCAGCGATGAGGACTCCACACAGTACCTGAAGTCCCACGGTGTGAAGCTGTTCCTCTCAGCTGACAGGACAGATGTCTGCAATGCCCTCCGGAGAG GGGTCTCGGCGGCGCTCGTCTTCCAGCAAGAGGTGCAGGCCCCCAGCACTCCACTCCGCGTGGTGTTTGACGGGGACGCCGTGCTCTTCTCGGATGAGACAGACCAGATCTTCcaggagcagggcctggagggggCAGTGCAGTACGAGCGGGCCATGGAGGCTGTCCCCATAGGAGAG GGCCCCCTGAAGGCTTTTGCCATGCACCTCGGGAAGCTGCGTAAGAAGTTTGGCCAGGGAGAGTCCCCCATCCGCACCTACCTGGTGACAGCGCGCAGCGGCCGGGACATGGGCGTCCGAGCCATCAAAACGCTCCGGGAATGGGGACTGCCCATCGACGAGGCTTTCTTCATGGATGGGGCTCCCAAAGGCCCCATCCTCGCCCAGATCCAGCCTCACATTTTCTTTGATGATGGGCTTCATAACATCCAAGGGGCCCAGAATGTGGGGGTTCCCTCTGCCTGggtcccttcctgctgctga